The sequence GTGGAGGTGAAAGGAGAGGGATCGCgtgttttgagagagaaaatcTCTTGACACGTGAGGCGCGTGGTTTTTTCCACGTCAGAGCATACGTACTTCActtcactttatatatatatgtatagatgtTTAAGACACGTATACGACCAAACACACATCCTCACGCTGAAAAGGTATTTGGCGTTACCGTCAACCACTTCAGCTTCTTGTGGAGTTTCGATTTCTCTCCGGGAAATTTTTGACCTCTCTCTTGAAAAACATTTCTCTCCCTTTCACCCCTTTCTAAGCTCGGGAATACTGCATACGGCCTCAAATCACTTTTTAACTAGACGAATGGCAATAACTAAGCCATTTTTTCTCTACTTTTCTTTTGTGCATCGAGCGCCCGACCAATCATAAGAATTGTTTCACTCTATCTAAAACGTTTAAAAACTATTCAGGAGGATAATCCTTTTTTCCACAAAGCCGTCATGctcatcttattttttttttttagcatcaTGTGTCATCTTATTATCATGTGTCACGCCTCCACGTCCATGATAAAATTTAGTAAAGTTAAGTAACCAAACTACGTTACGAGAAGTTAAGTAAAGTTTACCCCATCGGTTTGGTATCCATGATAAAATTTTCGCAATGATAACATTCTCCATATAGAATAATTAATTATCCTGATTAAATTTCAATTCCATGATAATTCTTCTAATCTCACAAACCCAAAATTATTTCCCAAGTTTgactaatttttttagaaaaacgaaagtaatgaaaaaaaacgaaagtaaTGGGCCACACGTAGATGCAATATTTGGTGTAACGCAATAATATATGATTAGGATCTTCAGAGAGCATATCCACTCTGTATCTGGAGAGAACAAATGATGGGCATCTCTGGCATAacttaactttattttatatatttttagggatacacattttatatttataatcgagaaaaacttttgaaaatacaaTTTCAACTGATTATCTGATAAAATACCAATATATGATTGATTGtgataaaatacaatttttgcCTATTTTTCGAGATGTTATATGCTTTTTAATATATtcgaggaaagttctaaaaTTAACTTACGAGATTCCGCCGTAACCGTATAAagcttatatttattttgacattggcatataaaaaaaatatacttagaaaacaaaaaaaaatccaattaatAGTACCACATgtcataaattaagaaaaataaattggagagaatattttgtatcataaaatattaaaatagaattagctgatgttttgttgttaaagtataagtaatatatatacatggtatattctgaatttttattttgattgataaaaatggtatataatattttttccacATTGCATTTTTAGTTACAGATTGTAAGGctgtcaaaaaaagaaatttacacAGTGTATGACTTTAGTTTGcttaatttatctatttatatatatattttttatttcagttaataaatatataaaataatagaaagtCTTAACCTATATTTACATACCATATGtgtagatttatttttattatcatttgtgcttattagtaaatttttctttattatttctcaattaaaattttctttccCATTGCTTGAATAAtgatttttcaaattatttccAAAAGCTAATAATTCATTGAATTAATAAGCTGTTGAAACTCGGGGTTTACATTGGATCGCCTGGGACAGATTGTGTGTCGATAAAATGGAGGGAGGCTTGGGGTTTAGGTGTCTGGACGATTTCAATACCGCACTGTTGGCTAAGCAACTTTGGCGGTTGATATCAGTTCCAGATTCACTATTTGCAAAGGTTTTCAAAGGACGGTATTATAGGCATTCAGATCCATTAGATCCTAttaaatcttcttctccatcttatGGATGGCGAAGTATgatttctgctcgctctctggtgaacaaaggactcattaaacgggtaggaACTGGGGCCTCCATTTCAGTATGGTCTGACCCTTGGATACCTGCTCAATTCTCCGAGACCAGTATTGCGTTCAGGATCGCCAGTCGATCCAACGCTTAGAGTTGAAAATTTCATTGATAGGACTTCACGTTCCTGGGATCTGGCATTACTTTCGGCTTCTTTCGAGCTGGAGGATGTAGCCCTTATTTATGCTTTACCTCTTGGTAATCTTACCACACCGGATAGCTTGGGATGGCATTTGACTAAAACCGGTAGCTATACTGTTAAATCTGGATATCAGGCATTGCGGCAGAAACCGGAGAGAGGTCTTCCCATTTCTGGCCCCAATATTATCCCTCTACAGGCATATGTCTGGCAGATTAGGTGTCCACCAAAACTCAGACATTTTTTGTGGCAAGCAATTACGGGTTGCATGGCGACAACAGCTAATCTACGGCGTCGTGGATTAAGCTGTGATATGGACTGCGAAATTTGTGGGGAGACGGAAGAGACAGTCAACCATGCCCTCTTTTTATGCCCTCCGGCTAGGCAGGTTTGGGGACTGTCCCAATTTCCGACCTCTACGGGTTGTTTCCCGTCGGATTCTATATATGCTAATATGGATTCCTTATTTTGGAGGTTTCAAGACATTCCTTCGGTGGCAATGTTTCCATGGATTctatggtatatttggaaggctCGGAATGATAAACTATTTAGTAACTTGGACTCCAACCCGGTAGCAATCCTACGGTTAGCAGAGGAGGAATCCAGGCTGTGGTCTTCAGCCCAGGAAGACCTATCCGGATTCTTTTCTACTGATGTCTNATTGCGGCAGAAACCGGAGAGAGGTCTTCCCATTTCTGGCCCCAATATTATCCCTCTACAGGCATATGTCTGGCAGATTAGGTGTCCACCAAAACTCAGACATTTTTTGTGGCAAGCAATTACGGGTTGCATGGCGACAACAACTAATCTACGGCGTCGTGGATTAAGCTGTGATATGGACTGCAAAATTTGTGGGGAGACGGAAGAGACAGTCAAACATGCCCTCTTTTTATGCCCTCCGGCTAGGCAGGTTTGGGGACTGTCCCAATTTCCGACCTCTACGGGTTGTTTCCCGTCGGATTCTATATATGCTAATATGGATTCCTTATTTTGGAGGTTTCAAGACATTCCTTCGGTGGCAATGTTTCCATGGATTCTATGGTATATCTGGAAGGCTCGGAATGATAAACTATTTAGTAACTTGGACTCCAACCCGGTAGCAATCCTACGGTTAGCAGAGGAGGAATCCAGGCTGTGGTCTTCAGCCCAGGAAGACCTATCCGGATCCTTTTCTACTGATGTCCCTCGGCCTCTACCCAGATCTATGACTCAGACTTGTAATGTGGCTCACGGTTATAAATCTAGTTACCGATGCTTtgtagatggatcttggaaggcgaCTGATCAGTTTATGGGTAGAGGATGGTATTGCATTTCTCCTAACGGAGAATCTCCCACCATGGGTGCATCTAATTCTCGTCGTAGCTTGTCACCGCTCCACGCAGAGGTAGAGGCCCTTATCTGGGCAATGAGGTGTATGATTGGTGCTGATAACAAGAAAGTCGTCTTTCTCACagactgttctgatttggtgaagatggtgtcttcgccttccgagtggcctgCTTTCAAGACATATTTGGACGCTATTGATGAAGATAAGGGTGAATTCCTTTCATTCTCTCTCGTTCAAGTACCAAGATCACAGAATGGTAGAGCGGACAAACTGGCGTGTCGTGCTAGAGTGGAGTTGCTTCCAATTACCTTTATGAATAACTTCCCGtctaattggctcgtttgagtcaATTTTATAATCAGTTGGNaaaaaaaaaaaaaaaaaaaaaagctgttgacacgaataaaaaaaaagtaattaatttaataagcACAACGTTTCACTTTGTCTGTCTACacgatcacaaaaaaaaaaaagctcaccAAAGTGATAattgcgagagagagagagatataaaaaagaaaccttCTCTGAGAATTTTCAACGAAGAAtactacaaacaaacaaacaaacaaactcgtcggagaagaagaagaagatgtcgtGGCAATCATACGTCGATGATCACCTTATGTGCGATGTCGAAGGCAACCAGCTCACCTCCGCCGCTATTCTCGGTCAAGACGGCAGTGTCTGGGCTCAGAGCACCAAATTCCCTcaggttttttcttcttcttcgtttgaaTCGATCGTACTCTGCCGTCTCTTTTGAGATTCTTTTCCGTGATCGGATCTGACGAATCTCGGATCTGATTTATGAATTTTGCCATCTCCGGAATCTGAATTTGCTTTACTGAACCAACCAATCGATCTGTATGCGAAATTGAATTCAAAACCTAGGGATCTAGATCTTTGTTAGTCTGATTCTGAGATTTCTTAGGTATGCACAACAAGTCAATCGTTACCAAGTTCCAATGTGTTATAGATCCAAAAGATGCGAGATCTTCTTCTCGTAGGCTCTATGGTCTTTGGATCATCACTAACACAAAAGCGTTGACTTGCTTTTTGCCTTTGTTTCAATGACTGATCGAAGCTGCTGTGTATTTTAGTTGAAGCCTGAAGAAGTCACTGGAATCATGAAGGACTTTGACGAGCCCGGGACTCTTGCCCCAACCGGACTATTCCTTGGTGGCGAAAAATACATGGTTATTCAAGGTGAACCTGAAGCTGTGATCCGAGGGAAGAAGGTAACTTTCTTTAGAATCTTGTGGGAAAATGCATTTATAGAGAGAATAGAATCAGAATTCATTTCACACAAACTTTTGAATCTTTCTGCAGGGACCTGGAG comes from Camelina sativa cultivar DH55 chromosome 19, Cs, whole genome shotgun sequence and encodes:
- the LOC104766861 gene encoding profilin-1-like; protein product: MSWQSYVDDHLMCDVEGNQLTSAAILGQDGSVWAQSTKFPQLKPEEVTGIMKDFDEPGTLAPTGLFLGGEKYMVIQGEPEAVIRGKKGPGGVTIKKTKQALVFGIYDEPMTGGQCNLVVERLGDYLMESDL